In Archocentrus centrarchus isolate MPI-CPG fArcCen1 chromosome 22, fArcCen1, whole genome shotgun sequence, one DNA window encodes the following:
- the LOC115801359 gene encoding uncharacterized protein LOC115801359: protein MQKRTPNGQLVKEKMDLTFALRRKEVVKSEPAVCEMVECWPAFFTEDQVCMEFNRIVGKNLKQEFYESIDRHSPRLIEIFRSKRGNIGQMLTQLSQQTKTAEPTDIRTLVLRGLPVILGDNPTDFYKPAFDSDDDDSFCNIDIGILLVQPEGAVPSSSLHLSPASLKIVIEGEVVMDNIQDLPKAMCLLFGLAYAMHLSYPISMKFTFQFIQQIFLELGHVELKPKLQTLKNQLAM, encoded by the exons atgcagaagagaaCACCAAATGGACAGCTTGTGAAAGAGAAGATGGATCTGACATTTGCattgagaagaaaagaggtggtGAAGTCAGAACCTGCTGTATGTGAGATGGTGGAATGTTGGCCTGCTTTTTTCACAGAAGATCAG gTATGCATGGAGTTCAACAGGATTGTTGGCAAGAATCTCAAACAGGAATTCTATGAGAGCATTGATCGGCACAGTCCTCGTCTTATCGAGATTTTTCGATCCAAGAGAGGGAACATTGGCCAAATGTTGACACAGCTTTCCCAACAAACAAAG ACTGCAGAGCCAACTGATATTCGAacactggtgctcagaggactTCCTGTTATCCTTGGTGACAAccccacagacttctacaaaccagccttt GACTCAGATGACGATGACTCTTTCTGCAACATTGACATTGGGATCCTCCTCGTTCAACCTGAAGGTGCTGTGCCCTCATCCTCCCTGCATCTCAGTCCAGCCTCACTAAAAATTGTCATTGAGGGAGAAGTGGTGATGGACAACATTCAAGACCTGCCAAAAGCTATGTGTCTTCTCTTTGGACTTGCATATGCAATGCATCTCAGTTACCCCATTTCTATGAAGTTCACGTTCCAGTTCATCCAACAGATATTTCTTGAGCTGGGCCACGTTGAACTAA